Proteins found in one Phoenicibacter congonensis genomic segment:
- a CDS encoding sodium:proton antiporter gives MDVGSLLPIWSIIPFVGMLLSIAIFPLVKPEWWEAHQLHVALAWGFLFLIPFTFAYGMNETLYQLAESIIVDYIPFIVLLLGLFVVSGGIHVAGSIAGTTKNNVILLAIGTFLASWIGTTGAAMLLIRPVIRANKWRKNKKHIIIFFIFLVANIGGCLTPLGDPPLFLGYLRGIPFFWTLEHIWPLLLLNSVLLLALFAAIDYHFFKKEDAEARAELELQQKAENKVPIKLEGLVNIAWLALIIVAVILNGLIPQMPQFIDPATNQVYGFTMSFGEHSVHIGFQYFVQIILILIAAFCSLKTTKKPVREANEFEWGPIAEVAKLFIGIFITMIPALALLRVNGGSLGIDSPLKFFWCTGALSGFLDNSPTYVVFLTTAGALGSEGMPAIVTTVGTVAIRNLLAISAGAVFMGALTYIGNAPNFMVKSMAEKAHINMPSFFGYMAWSFGILIPLFIIDTLIFFL, from the coding sequence ATGGACGTCGGCTCTTTACTTCCGATTTGGAGCATCATACCTTTCGTTGGCATGCTGCTCTCAATCGCAATTTTCCCACTTGTTAAACCAGAGTGGTGGGAAGCTCATCAGCTGCATGTCGCCTTGGCCTGGGGCTTTTTGTTCCTGATTCCATTTACCTTTGCATATGGAATGAATGAAACGCTCTATCAGCTCGCGGAATCTATCATCGTTGACTACATTCCTTTTATCGTGCTGTTACTTGGCCTGTTCGTTGTTTCAGGTGGCATTCATGTGGCTGGATCTATTGCAGGCACAACAAAAAACAACGTTATTTTGCTTGCAATTGGCACATTTTTAGCAAGCTGGATTGGAACTACTGGAGCAGCAATGCTTCTCATTCGCCCAGTCATCCGTGCTAACAAATGGCGCAAAAACAAAAAACACATCATTATCTTCTTCATTTTCTTAGTAGCGAACATCGGCGGATGCCTAACCCCTCTCGGTGACCCACCTCTGTTCCTTGGCTATTTAAGAGGAATTCCATTCTTCTGGACTCTTGAACACATTTGGCCACTTCTTCTCTTGAATTCAGTGCTTTTGCTTGCTCTTTTTGCCGCAATTGATTATCACTTCTTCAAGAAAGAAGATGCCGAAGCTAGAGCCGAACTTGAGCTTCAACAAAAGGCAGAAAACAAAGTGCCAATCAAGCTCGAAGGTCTTGTCAATATCGCATGGCTCGCGCTCATTATCGTCGCTGTAATTCTGAATGGCTTGATTCCACAAATGCCACAATTCATAGATCCAGCTACAAATCAAGTCTATGGATTTACAATGTCATTTGGTGAGCATTCAGTTCACATTGGATTCCAATACTTTGTACAGATTATTCTTATTTTGATTGCTGCTTTCTGCTCGCTCAAAACAACAAAGAAGCCAGTTCGTGAAGCTAATGAGTTTGAATGGGGTCCAATCGCAGAAGTTGCAAAACTCTTCATTGGAATCTTCATCACAATGATTCCTGCTCTTGCGCTTCTCCGTGTAAACGGTGGCAGCCTAGGCATTGACAGTCCGCTCAAGTTCTTCTGGTGCACTGGTGCTCTTTCGGGCTTTTTGGACAACTCGCCAACATATGTCGTGTTCCTCACAACAGCAGGTGCACTTGGCTCAGAAGGTATGCCAGCAATTGTAACCACTGTTGGCACTGTTGCAATTAGGAACTTGCTCGCAATTTCTGCTGGCGCAGTGTTCATGGGTGCTCTCACCTACATCGGCAATGCACCAAACTTCATGGTCAAATCGATGGCTGAAAAAGCACACATCAACATGCCATCTTTCTTTGGCTACATGGCCTGGTCATTTGGCATACTAATACCTTTGTTCATAATCGACACGCTCATTTTCTTCCTATAG
- the grdF gene encoding sarcosine reductase complex component B subunit beta: protein MAKYKVVHYLNQFFAGIGGEDKADFKPEVQEKVIGPGMALQAGLGEDFEIVATVICGDNFFGENLDEATDTIVDMVKQYEPDVFVAGPAFNAGRYGVACGTICKAVEERLGVPVLSGMYTENPGADMFKQDVILVATGDSAATMRKAVPNFVTLIKKMATGEEILGPDEEGYLERGIRVNYFADERGSERGIKMLIKKMAGEPFKTDLPMPKFDRVEPGPAITDMAHATIAVVTSGGIVPLDNRDHIESSNATKFGWYTMEGMDSLSKDDYMTIHGGYDRQFVLENPNLVVPLDTLRQMEKDGRIGKLYPMFASTTGTGTATNSAAKFGTDIGAKLKEDGVDGVILTSTUGTCTRCGATMVKGIEAYGIPVVHICTVVPISKTIGANRIVPAIGIPYPLGDPTEGEEESRKIRDELVEKCLEALETPVTEQTVFE, encoded by the coding sequence ATGGCTAAATACAAAGTAGTACACTACCTAAATCAGTTCTTCGCAGGCATTGGCGGAGAAGACAAAGCTGACTTCAAACCAGAAGTACAAGAAAAGGTAATCGGACCAGGAATGGCTCTTCAAGCTGGTCTTGGTGAAGACTTTGAAATTGTTGCAACAGTTATCTGCGGCGACAACTTCTTCGGCGAGAACCTTGACGAAGCAACAGACACAATTGTTGACATGGTTAAGCAATATGAACCAGACGTGTTCGTAGCTGGACCTGCATTTAACGCTGGTCGTTATGGTGTTGCTTGCGGCACAATCTGCAAAGCTGTTGAAGAGCGTCTTGGTGTTCCAGTTCTTTCTGGTATGTACACAGAAAACCCTGGTGCTGACATGTTCAAACAGGACGTAATTCTCGTTGCTACTGGCGACAGCGCTGCAACAATGAGAAAAGCAGTTCCTAACTTTGTAACACTCATCAAAAAGATGGCTACTGGCGAGGAAATCCTCGGACCAGACGAGGAAGGTTACCTCGAGCGTGGCATCCGTGTTAACTACTTCGCTGATGAGCGCGGTTCTGAGCGCGGAATTAAAATGCTCATCAAAAAGATGGCTGGTGAGCCATTCAAGACAGACCTTCCAATGCCTAAATTTGACCGCGTTGAGCCAGGCCCTGCAATCACCGACATGGCACATGCAACAATCGCTGTTGTAACATCAGGCGGCATTGTTCCTCTTGACAACCGTGACCACATTGAGTCATCAAACGCTACAAAGTTTGGTTGGTACACAATGGAAGGCATGGACTCCTTAAGCAAAGATGACTACATGACCATTCATGGTGGCTATGACCGTCAATTTGTTCTCGAGAATCCAAACCTTGTTGTTCCTCTTGACACACTTCGTCAAATGGAAAAAGATGGCCGCATTGGAAAACTCTATCCAATGTTTGCATCAACAACTGGCACTGGTACTGCTACAAACTCAGCTGCTAAGTTCGGCACTGACATTGGAGCGAAGCTCAAGGAAGACGGTGTAGACGGCGTAATTCTCACATCCACTTGAGGCACTTGCACTCGTTGCGGTGCAACGATGGTAAAAGGAATTGAGGCTTACGGCATTCCTGTAGTTCACATTTGCACAGTTGTCCCAATTTCTAAGACAATCGGTGCTAACAGAATCGTCCCTGCTATTGGTATCCCTTACCCATTAGGCGACCCAACCGAGGGCGAAGAAGAGTCAAGAAAGATTCGCGACGAACTCGTCGAGAAATGCCTTGAGGCTCTTGAAACACCTGTCACAGAACAGACAGTGTTTGAATAA
- a CDS encoding 3'-5' exoribonuclease YhaM family protein — protein sequence MHASIKELHTNDSFTDFYLLKNYIKQAKKNGDPYFRVELADNSGTCSGISWENPDQFYVSQKCIGSIVKVKGVMNDYNGVPQMRIFNIRQAREDDFNLFDTSDIVTTAPIDTNEYQQALEKMIDEIADDDYRLVSQTIYSEIKEEFLNIPAGKTVHHSFRCGLLMHTVNMMKLSLMTAELYHEIIDKDLLVAATFLHDIAKIQEFTLSELDLVSDYSAEGQLLGHLYMGAAKVKEVCERLNVDEHKKLMLEHLILSHHGEPDKGAVVTPKCAEAEVLHIIDLLDSRLEIYAEEYEGLEVGQFSLKKNWALDHRIYRNK from the coding sequence ATGCATGCAAGCATTAAAGAATTGCACACAAATGATTCTTTTACCGATTTTTATTTACTAAAAAACTACATAAAACAAGCTAAGAAAAATGGAGATCCCTACTTCCGCGTGGAGCTAGCCGACAACTCAGGAACGTGCTCAGGCATTAGTTGGGAAAACCCTGACCAATTTTACGTCTCTCAAAAGTGTATAGGCTCAATTGTAAAAGTCAAAGGCGTTATGAATGACTACAACGGAGTCCCCCAAATGCGCATATTTAACATCAGACAAGCACGCGAAGATGATTTTAATCTCTTCGACACTTCTGACATAGTGACAACTGCGCCGATCGACACAAACGAATATCAGCAAGCATTAGAAAAAATGATTGATGAAATTGCTGATGATGACTACAGATTGGTTTCACAAACCATTTATTCGGAAATCAAAGAAGAATTTCTAAACATTCCAGCAGGAAAAACCGTTCATCATTCATTTAGATGTGGTCTTTTAATGCACACAGTAAACATGATGAAACTGAGTTTAATGACTGCTGAACTTTACCACGAAATCATAGATAAAGACCTTCTTGTTGCAGCAACTTTTTTGCATGACATAGCAAAAATTCAGGAATTTACATTATCGGAGCTAGACCTTGTTAGCGACTATTCAGCCGAAGGGCAACTGCTTGGACATCTATACATGGGAGCTGCCAAAGTGAAGGAAGTCTGCGAGCGTCTTAATGTAGATGAACACAAGAAACTCATGCTAGAGCATCTCATATTAAGCCACCACGGCGAACCTGACAAAGGAGCTGTTGTTACTCCAAAGTGCGCTGAAGCCGAAGTCTTACATATCATCGACTTGCTCGACTCGAGGTTAGAGATTTATGCAGAAGAATATGAAGGACTTGAGGTGGGACAATTCTCTCTTAAGAAAAACTGGGCTCTAGATCACAGAATATACAGAAACAAATAG
- the grdG gene encoding sarcosine reductase complex component B subunit alpha — MKLELGEIQIKDIQFADKSEVKDGVLYINKEEVEALVLEDEKLAGCKLDIARPGDKTRITPVKDVLEPRVKVSGGGEIFPGILGKVSPAVGEGRTHALKGCTVMTVGRIVGFQEGVVDMSGPAADYCPFSKTVNLCVVIEPNGELETHVYEKAGRMAGLKVAQYVGALGKDVEPDNIITYETKPIFEQAAQYPDLPKVGYIHMLQSQGLLHDTYYYGVDAKQIVPTVMYPTEIMDGAIVSGNCVAPCDKVTSFHHMNNPVIHDLYEHHGKDVNFMGVILTNENVFLADKERHSDMVAKLCKWMGLDGVLISEEGYGNPDTDLMMNCRKVEQAGTKVCLITDEFPGKDGKSASLADTCEEATALSSCGQGNATLQFPAMDKVIGMQDFIESQIGGWAGCMNEDGSFEAELQIIIASTIANGYNKLAARGY, encoded by the coding sequence ATGAAACTTGAACTTGGAGAAATTCAAATTAAGGATATCCAATTCGCAGACAAGTCGGAAGTTAAAGACGGAGTTCTCTACATCAATAAAGAAGAAGTAGAAGCTCTAGTTCTTGAAGACGAGAAACTTGCCGGATGCAAATTGGACATTGCTCGTCCAGGAGACAAGACAAGAATCACTCCTGTAAAAGACGTGCTCGAGCCACGCGTTAAAGTATCTGGTGGCGGAGAAATCTTCCCAGGCATTCTTGGTAAAGTATCACCAGCAGTTGGCGAAGGTCGCACTCATGCATTGAAGGGCTGCACTGTTATGACAGTCGGACGCATCGTTGGATTCCAGGAAGGCGTTGTCGACATGTCAGGTCCAGCAGCTGACTACTGCCCATTCTCAAAGACAGTAAACCTTTGTGTTGTCATTGAGCCAAATGGTGAGCTTGAGACACATGTTTATGAGAAGGCTGGAAGAATGGCAGGCCTCAAGGTTGCTCAATATGTTGGCGCACTTGGCAAAGACGTCGAGCCTGACAACATCATCACATATGAGACAAAGCCAATCTTCGAGCAAGCAGCTCAATACCCAGATCTTCCAAAAGTTGGCTATATCCACATGCTTCAGTCACAGGGACTTTTGCACGACACCTACTACTACGGCGTTGACGCAAAACAAATCGTTCCTACTGTCATGTACCCAACCGAGATTATGGACGGCGCTATCGTTTCTGGTAACTGCGTTGCTCCATGCGACAAGGTAACTTCATTCCATCACATGAATAACCCTGTTATTCATGACCTCTATGAGCACCATGGAAAAGACGTTAACTTCATGGGTGTAATTCTCACAAATGAAAACGTCTTCTTGGCTGACAAAGAGCGTCACTCAGACATGGTTGCAAAACTTTGCAAATGGATGGGTCTCGACGGTGTGCTCATTTCTGAAGAGGGATATGGCAACCCAGACACTGACCTCATGATGAACTGCCGCAAAGTTGAGCAAGCTGGCACAAAAGTTTGCTTGATTACTGACGAATTCCCTGGCAAAGACGGCAAGTCAGCATCTCTGGCTGACACATGCGAAGAAGCAACAGCGCTTTCTTCATGTGGCCAAGGCAATGCTACATTGCAATTCCCTGCCATGGACAAAGTCATTGGCATGCAGGACTTCATCGAATCACAAATTGGTGGATGGGCTGGATGCATGAACGAAGACGGCTCATTTGAGGCTGAACTCCAAATCATCATCGCTTCCACAATCGCAAACGGCTACAACAAGCTTGCTGCAAGAGGATACTAA
- a CDS encoding adenylate kinase has translation MNIVLLGAPGAGKGTQAERLVADFGLCHISTGDILRAAVKNETELGLKAKSFMDAGELAPDDLIIDLMRERIQQPDTEKGVILDGFPRTTMQAVALDAMLKDLERPLDAALLVDVEPEVIVKRLTSRRMCKACGHIGTVAEGEKCTVCGGEMYQRDDDNEKTVRNRLEVYATSTAPLIDYYKGCDLLVTVDGDRDPEVVYKDIKEHLFK, from the coding sequence ATGAACATTGTTTTATTAGGTGCACCAGGTGCTGGCAAGGGAACTCAAGCTGAACGTCTCGTTGCAGATTTTGGACTTTGCCACATTTCAACAGGCGACATTTTAAGAGCAGCTGTAAAAAACGAAACTGAGCTTGGACTAAAAGCTAAGTCATTTATGGATGCTGGAGAACTTGCTCCTGATGACCTCATCATTGATTTGATGCGCGAGAGAATTCAGCAACCAGACACTGAGAAAGGCGTCATCCTTGATGGCTTTCCGCGCACCACAATGCAAGCTGTTGCTCTCGATGCAATGCTTAAAGATTTGGAGCGCCCGCTAGACGCTGCTCTTCTTGTTGATGTAGAGCCAGAAGTTATCGTTAAACGCTTGACCTCACGTCGCATGTGTAAAGCATGTGGACACATTGGAACTGTTGCTGAAGGTGAGAAGTGTACAGTTTGCGGTGGTGAGATGTATCAGCGCGATGATGACAACGAAAAGACTGTCAGAAATCGCCTCGAGGTTTATGCGACGTCAACTGCGCCTCTCATCGACTATTACAAAGGTTGCGATTTGTTGGTCACTGTCGATGGTGACCGTGACCCTGAAGTTGTCTATAAAGACATCAAGGAACATTTATTTAAGTAG
- a CDS encoding acyltransferase family protein, whose protein sequence is MRKAAPAGKKGYVSSLDGLRALAVLFVLAYHMKVPFVSGGLSGVTVFFVLSGFLITSLLLVEFSNKGTIDLPHFWLRRVKRLFPAIVLVIFTSAAVFTVFNHELLTKMRPDILSSLLFFNNWHQIFQNISYFDALGAPSPLTTFWSLAIEEQFYLIWPPVLLLLLTLKFDKKFIMGLVGAVACTSAVLMVVLFDPAGDPSRVYYGTDTRCFSLLIGALLAFVWPVKGLGFKHDVQLSETNRIKLNVAGIVSLCGLVLLLTFTNGFSPFLYRGGMILISILTAVLIANIVHPCSILTPIFSNPVCSWIGTRSYGIYLWHYPILLLLIPRSIADNAPVWLLIVFLAVTFIVSELSYRFVENPIRKGAIGRIWKSILHPEATTCDSSRARARSRQHARTRADSTYAYASGGVGGIYASGHAFAASPMQRIKSFFLNHAIPSVATALVFLVALGGIIFVPATSGVSTADTLKQLSEQSQDATPTAQAPPAETPEYKPYSVLLIGDSVSLMANDSFMEAFPGGHLDSAVSRYVSEVPGLYDYYDGYKLVGDVVVFAVGTNGPMSDSDFDNIMEKVGKDKRAFFVNTKSPRDWVSSCNASIASGCNRYDNAYLIDWYSYSINKSDLFDGDGTHLKYDMAPQYTQLIVDSITANGGLPEEPTADEIEERNEKLSGA, encoded by the coding sequence ATGCGGAAAGCTGCCCCAGCTGGAAAAAAGGGATATGTATCCTCCCTAGACGGTTTGCGGGCACTTGCCGTCCTTTTTGTTCTTGCATATCACATGAAAGTCCCCTTTGTTTCTGGCGGACTTTCTGGTGTTACAGTGTTTTTTGTCCTGAGTGGATTCCTCATCACATCTCTTCTTCTTGTTGAATTTTCAAACAAGGGGACAATAGATCTCCCTCATTTTTGGCTAAGAAGAGTAAAGCGCCTTTTCCCTGCGATTGTTTTAGTTATCTTTACTTCCGCAGCCGTTTTTACTGTTTTTAATCACGAGCTACTGACAAAAATGCGTCCTGACATTTTGTCGTCGCTATTGTTCTTCAACAATTGGCATCAAATCTTTCAAAACATTTCCTATTTTGATGCGCTTGGTGCGCCTTCTCCCCTGACTACATTTTGGTCACTTGCCATTGAGGAGCAGTTTTATCTCATCTGGCCTCCAGTGCTTCTGTTGTTGCTGACGTTAAAGTTCGACAAGAAGTTTATTATGGGACTTGTGGGGGCAGTTGCTTGCACATCTGCTGTTTTGATGGTTGTCCTGTTTGACCCTGCAGGCGATCCTAGCCGCGTTTATTATGGGACTGACACTCGTTGCTTTTCTTTGTTAATTGGTGCTCTGCTGGCGTTTGTGTGGCCTGTCAAGGGGCTTGGATTTAAACATGATGTCCAACTCAGCGAAACAAACAGAATAAAACTTAACGTTGCAGGAATCGTCTCTTTATGTGGACTTGTTCTTCTTTTGACTTTTACAAACGGTTTTTCGCCTTTTCTTTATCGTGGTGGAATGATTCTTATCTCAATTCTCACTGCGGTTTTGATAGCCAACATCGTGCATCCTTGCTCTATTTTGACTCCGATTTTCTCTAATCCAGTTTGTTCTTGGATTGGCACCAGGTCATACGGCATTTACCTTTGGCACTATCCAATATTGCTTTTGTTAATTCCGCGAAGTATTGCAGACAATGCGCCTGTGTGGCTTCTCATTGTCTTTCTAGCTGTCACTTTTATCGTTTCTGAACTTTCATATAGGTTTGTTGAAAACCCCATCAGAAAGGGTGCCATAGGGCGAATTTGGAAATCAATTTTGCATCCAGAGGCAACGACGTGTGATTCCTCGCGTGCCAGAGCAAGATCAAGGCAACATGCTAGGACGCGCGCTGACTCCACCTATGCCTATGCGTCTGGCGGCGTTGGTGGAATTTATGCTTCAGGGCATGCTTTTGCCGCTTCACCTATGCAGCGAATAAAATCATTTTTTTTAAACCATGCAATCCCGTCAGTAGCTACTGCGCTCGTTTTTTTAGTTGCTCTGGGCGGAATTATCTTTGTACCTGCTACCTCTGGAGTGTCGACTGCCGACACTTTAAAACAGCTCTCCGAGCAGTCTCAAGATGCCACTCCCACCGCGCAAGCTCCTCCCGCTGAAACTCCTGAATACAAGCCATATTCTGTTCTTTTGATTGGCGACTCGGTGTCGCTTATGGCCAACGATTCGTTTATGGAGGCTTTCCCAGGCGGCCATCTTGACAGTGCTGTGAGCAGATATGTCAGTGAAGTCCCTGGGCTATATGATTATTACGACGGCTATAAACTTGTTGGAGATGTCGTTGTGTTTGCGGTTGGAACAAACGGTCCAATGTCCGATAGTGATTTCGACAATATTATGGAAAAGGTGGGGAAGGATAAGCGTGCATTTTTTGTTAACACAAAGTCACCGCGAGATTGGGTTTCCTCATGCAATGCATCAATTGCTTCAGGCTGCAATCGCTATGATAACGCCTATCTCATCGATTGGTATTCCTATTCCATAAACAAGTCAGACCTTTTTGATGGTGATGGAACCCATTTGAAATATGATATGGCACCGCAATACACCCAGTTAATCGTTGATTCAATTACAGCAAATGGTGGTCTTCCTGAAGAACCTACGGCCGATGAAATAGAAGAACGAAACGAAAAACTTTCAGGCGCCTAG